One stretch of Bombus terrestris chromosome 5, iyBomTerr1.2, whole genome shotgun sequence DNA includes these proteins:
- the LOC100646410 gene encoding serine/threonine-protein kinase VRK1 isoform X2 — translation MLNQMRYTEGKSITCLILVNSWKQKKKLTTLGMPQYIGSGSHEYKDIKYRFIVMDRYGTDLWKLFEANNRRFPEHTVYKIALQIVNVLEYIHYKTYVHADIKGANLLLDLKSQNRVYLVDFGLASHYTTKNEYKLDPKKAHNGTIEYTSRDAHMGVPTMRGDFEILGYNMIQWLCGSLLWEKDLSDPVTVQKQKERAFDNISEFLNKSFHKSVPNTIYKYMTLLTSIKFNETPDYEKFKKILTEGLKQLSHKPDEKLEFKSNVNSQNEVIPKSTPQKVKKTIEKNRKSPRIQSIKNSSPMKNLDDSTVGIVMDKKRGGLKDIKLVLDEIDSDEEYDIKIIKKAKRIPSSVSKYNEKSPVKKSPVKKTSVKGKEKINRNRIIESDSESEITSKGTKSRPINVPSVSLKNTRSRRKNVLIDESVSDEDMFST, via the exons ATGCTAAATCAGATGAGA TATACGGAAGGAAAGAGTATTACATGCTTGATTTTAGTTAATAGTtggaaacagaaaaagaaacttACAACTCTTGGTATGCCACAATATATTGGTTCTGGAAGTCATGAATATAAAGACataaaatatcgatttataGTAATGGATCGGTATGGCACAGATTTATGGAAACTGTTTGAAGCAAATAATAGAAGATTTCCAGAACACACAGTATACAAAATAGCTTTACAAATA GTAAATGTATTAGAATATATTCATTATAAAACATATGTACATGCAGATATAAAAGGAGCAAATTTACTATTAGACTTAAAATCTCAAAATCGAGTTTATCTAGTAGATTTTGGATTGGCTTCTCATTATACTACAAAAAATGAATACAAACTAGACCCAAAAAAAGCACATAATGGAACCATTGAATACACCAGTAGAGATGCTCATATGGGAG taCCGACAATGCGTGGTGATTTCGAAATTTTGGGTTACAATATGATTCAGTGGTTATGCGGTTCACTCTTATGGGAGAAAGATTTATCAGATCCAGTTACAGtacaaaaacagaaagaaagagcttttgataatatttcggaatttttaaataagtcTTTCCATAAATCAGTTCCAAATACTATATATAAGTACATGACATTATTAACAAGTATTAAGTTTAATGAAACACCAGATTatgaaaagtttaaaaaaatactgaccgaAGGATTAAAACAATTATCACATAAACCAGATGAAAAACTGGAATTTAAGAGTAATGTTAATTCTCAGAATGAAGTAATTCCAAAATCTACTCcacaaaaagtgaaaaaaactatcgagaaaaataggaaaagtcCTCGTATACaatcaataaaaaattcaaGTCCTATGAAAAATCTTGATGATAGTACTGTAGGAATTGTAATGGATAAAAAACGTGGTGGTTTAAAGGATATTAAACTAGTATTGGATGAGATTGATTCTGATGAAgaatatgatataaaaataattaaaaaagcaaaaaggaTCCCCAGTTCTGTAAGTAAATATAATGAGAAGAGCCCAGTAAAAAAAAGTCCAGTCAAAAAGACTTCAGTTAAAGGCAaggaaaaaattaatagaaatcgcATCATAGAATCAGATTCTGAATCAGAG ATTACATCAAAAGGTACTAAATCACGGCCCATCAATGTTCCAAGCGTATCACTTAAAAATACAAGAAGTCGACGAAAAAATGTACTAATAGATGAAAGTGTTTCTGATGAAGATATGtttagtacataa
- the LOC100646410 gene encoding serine/threonine-protein kinase VRK1 isoform X1, whose product MSEKVIRRAPKKKGAYKLPDPISVGEILTDMAKKQWILGKSIGIGGFGEIYSAAPYNGKTPKEYTNVIKIEPHGNGPLFVEMHFYMRNAKSDEINSWKQKKKLTTLGMPQYIGSGSHEYKDIKYRFIVMDRYGTDLWKLFEANNRRFPEHTVYKIALQIVNVLEYIHYKTYVHADIKGANLLLDLKSQNRVYLVDFGLASHYTTKNEYKLDPKKAHNGTIEYTSRDAHMGVPTMRGDFEILGYNMIQWLCGSLLWEKDLSDPVTVQKQKERAFDNISEFLNKSFHKSVPNTIYKYMTLLTSIKFNETPDYEKFKKILTEGLKQLSHKPDEKLEFKSNVNSQNEVIPKSTPQKVKKTIEKNRKSPRIQSIKNSSPMKNLDDSTVGIVMDKKRGGLKDIKLVLDEIDSDEEYDIKIIKKAKRIPSSVSKYNEKSPVKKSPVKKTSVKGKEKINRNRIIESDSESEITSKGTKSRPINVPSVSLKNTRSRRKNVLIDESVSDEDMFST is encoded by the exons ATGTCTGAGAAGGTGATAAGAAGAGCACCTAAGAAAAAAGGAGCATATAAATTGCCGGATCCGATATCTGTCGGTGAGATATTAACAGATATGGCAAAAAAGCAATGGATTCTTGGCAAGTCGATCGGTATCGGAGGTTTTGGTGAAATTTATTCTG CTGCACCTTATAATGGGAAAACTCCAAAAGAATATactaatgtaattaaaatt gAACCACATGGAAATGGACCATTGTTTGTagaaatgcatttttatatgaGAAATGCTAAATCAGATGAGA TTAATAGTtggaaacagaaaaagaaacttACAACTCTTGGTATGCCACAATATATTGGTTCTGGAAGTCATGAATATAAAGACataaaatatcgatttataGTAATGGATCGGTATGGCACAGATTTATGGAAACTGTTTGAAGCAAATAATAGAAGATTTCCAGAACACACAGTATACAAAATAGCTTTACAAATA GTAAATGTATTAGAATATATTCATTATAAAACATATGTACATGCAGATATAAAAGGAGCAAATTTACTATTAGACTTAAAATCTCAAAATCGAGTTTATCTAGTAGATTTTGGATTGGCTTCTCATTATACTACAAAAAATGAATACAAACTAGACCCAAAAAAAGCACATAATGGAACCATTGAATACACCAGTAGAGATGCTCATATGGGAG taCCGACAATGCGTGGTGATTTCGAAATTTTGGGTTACAATATGATTCAGTGGTTATGCGGTTCACTCTTATGGGAGAAAGATTTATCAGATCCAGTTACAGtacaaaaacagaaagaaagagcttttgataatatttcggaatttttaaataagtcTTTCCATAAATCAGTTCCAAATACTATATATAAGTACATGACATTATTAACAAGTATTAAGTTTAATGAAACACCAGATTatgaaaagtttaaaaaaatactgaccgaAGGATTAAAACAATTATCACATAAACCAGATGAAAAACTGGAATTTAAGAGTAATGTTAATTCTCAGAATGAAGTAATTCCAAAATCTACTCcacaaaaagtgaaaaaaactatcgagaaaaataggaaaagtcCTCGTATACaatcaataaaaaattcaaGTCCTATGAAAAATCTTGATGATAGTACTGTAGGAATTGTAATGGATAAAAAACGTGGTGGTTTAAAGGATATTAAACTAGTATTGGATGAGATTGATTCTGATGAAgaatatgatataaaaataattaaaaaagcaaaaaggaTCCCCAGTTCTGTAAGTAAATATAATGAGAAGAGCCCAGTAAAAAAAAGTCCAGTCAAAAAGACTTCAGTTAAAGGCAaggaaaaaattaatagaaatcgcATCATAGAATCAGATTCTGAATCAGAG ATTACATCAAAAGGTACTAAATCACGGCCCATCAATGTTCCAAGCGTATCACTTAAAAATACAAGAAGTCGACGAAAAAATGTACTAATAGATGAAAGTGTTTCTGATGAAGATATGtttagtacataa